One window of Plasmodium relictum strain SGS1 genome assembly, chromosome: 14 genomic DNA carries:
- a CDS encoding rRNA processing WD-repeat protein, putative has translation MINKKLNIKKKNINNTVDTKEKKKVKQKETKVSDIVSCIACLSKDKKIQNKNKKDFLNIYEESDSSSYENGVKKKKKKYENENSYKYNALENIFNDEKKSKKIILEDSIISNDKKYIYEDELTIGKNDALIINGKIYKDVGTLEIHLFNYNDDIFNIYDDAIIDNYPLCLEIINQCYYENKNIVAIGTLNPDIGLWDLNNIDTLEPINYLGNSQVDIKKEEKKRKLHIKKKKENEKKEKKKNYENNLCGHTDCVTCLSSSKLISNLLCSGSKDRSIKLWDLSNLSHLHTFSFHKKKINNVAFHTKEKNILFSTSSDKTLKIYDIRKNTVGLNINLASTPESTIWSRYEEHAILSSDVNGYINKVDIRNIKSSNPIDNNTLKFKAFNKSCVSLLSTYYKDLTLAGSEDGIIKAYDFSKVTENEPLCVYTKNIKKNLFYMKDNEDWPNVVFLGSDKLFDWDLKSCEEIYKHFKL, from the exons atgattaataaaaagttgaatataaaaaaaaaaaatataaataatactgttgatacaaaagaaaaaaagaaggtGAAACAAAAAGAAACTAAGGTAAGTGATATAGTGAGTTGTATAGCATGTTTATCTAAAGATAAAAagatacaaaataaaaacaagaaggattttttaaa caTATATGAAGAATCAGATTCGTCTTCCTACGAAAATggtgtaaaaaaaaaaaaaaagaaatatgaaaatgaaaattcttataaatataatgcattagaaaatatatttaatgatgaaaagaaaagtaaaaaaataattttggaAGATTCTATTATAtctaatgataaaaaatatatatatgaagatGAATTAACTATAGGCAAAAATGATGCCTTAATTATAAATgggaaaatatataaagatgtAGGAACATTAGAAATTcatctttttaattataatgatgatatctttaatatttatgatGACGCAATAATTGATAATTATCCGTTATGtttagaaataataaatcagtGCTATtacgaaaataaaaatatcgtAGCTATAGGTACGTTAAATCCAGATATAGGATTATgggatttaaataatattgataCATTAGAACctataaattatttaggAAATAGTCAAGtagatataaaaaaggaagaaaaaaagagaaaactacatataaagaaaaaaaaagaaaacgaaaagaaagaaaaaaaaaaaaattatgaaaataatttgtgTGGACATACTGATTGTGTAACTTGTTTAAGTTCATCAAAATTAATAAGTAATTTATTGTGTAGTGGATCGAAAGATCGCTCTATAAAATTATGGGATTTAAGTAATCTTTCTCATTTGCATACTTTTAGttttcacaaaaaaaaaattaataatgttgCTTTTcatacaaaagaaaaaaatattttgttttcaaCTTCATCTgataaaacattaaaaatatatgatataagaaaaaatacagttggtttaaatattaatttagcAAGTACACCCGAATCTACTATATGGAGTAGATACGAGGAGCATGCCATTTTGTCATCTGATGTTAATGGTTATATTAATAAGGTGGAcataagaaatattaaatcCTCTAATCCGATTGATAATAATACATTAAAATTCAAAGCATTCAATAAATCTTGTGTTTCTTTATTAAGTACATATTACAAGGATTTAACTTTGGCTGGGTCAGAAGATGGTATTATTAAGGCTTATGATTTCAGTAAAGTTACTGAGAACGAGCCACTTTGTgtttatacaaaaaatattaaaaag aatttattttatatgaaagATAATGAGGACTGGCCTAATGTAGTATTTTTAGGAAgtgataaattatttgattGGGATTTAAAATCGTgtgaagaaatatataaacatttcaaattataa
- the HUB1 gene encoding ubiquitin-like modifier HUB1, putative translates to MIEVILNDRLGKKIRVKCNPDDTIGDLKKLVAAQTGTRADKIRIQKWYIIYKDHITLQDYEIKDGMSLELYYN, encoded by the exons atgataGAAGTAATATTAAATGATCGATTAGGAAAGAAAATAAGAGTAAAGTGTAACCCAGATGATACTATAGGAGACTTAAAGAAACTTGTTGCTGCTCAAACAG gAACAAGAGCTGACAAAATAAGAATTCAAAAATGGTatattatttacaaagatCATATAACTTTACAAGATTATGAAATTAAAGATGGAATGAGCCTAGAATTATATTACAactaa